The DNA window AATAGTAATGATCGTTACGGTTTGGTCTTCAAAGAACACGTTATCCCAAAAGGTAGTGTTGAAGAAATAGTAGCTTCTATTGGTACAGCTGTACATGATAGTGATGCCTCAGTCATTGTCGCCGATTTACGTGATAAATCAGTAGAGTCTGCAATGCCGTTCTTGTATTCCTTGGTATTTTCTGGAGTAAAGATTATAGATGCTGGTAAATTGTACGAATCAATCTTTGATCGTATTCCTATATCTATGGTTGGAGAGAGGTGGTTGGTTGAGAATTCTGGTACATCTCTAGGAAATAGACGTGTATATGATGTCTTGAAAAGGTTGATTGATATTGTGGTTGCTTTTATTGGAGGAGTCATATCTTTAGTATTTTATCCAATTGTCTATTTTGCAATCAAAATGGAAGATCGTGGACAAACATTTATTACTCAAGAAAGAATTGGATCAAATGGAAAGACTATTAAGATTGTGAAATTCCGCAGTATGTCCGGAAATGATAATGGTAAATATGAAAATGGTGGTACAACAAAACTTTTTGTAACTCGTGTTGGTAAGTTTCTCAGGACATCACGTATAGATGAAGTACCACAATTTTGGAATGTTGTTCGCGGTGATCTATCTTTGGTCGGTCCACGCCCAGAACTTCCACAACTTGTAACTATTTATAATAAAGAAATACCTTATTACAACGCTAGACACTTGGTAAAACCGGGTCTTTTCGGTTGGGCACAAATATATCACGAAGCTCACCCTCATCATGCTGTTGCTACTGAAGATACTCGCGATAAACTTTCTTATGATCTTTATTACATCAAAAACCGTTCTCTTATGTTGGATGTAAAGATTGCTTTGCGTACTATTCAGATTTTGATGAA is part of the Candidatus Paceibacterota bacterium genome and encodes:
- a CDS encoding sugar transferase; protein product: MAIIKSGPDLKVLKKSGNVCVMTSASNSRGVMTLIVGDLVTYVFSLILTLAIRYGEMPTRQLLMNHLLSFTILFIVFILVSFSAGLYDKQAAFIRKHIQGLLFRVQLVNIFIGVMFFYLAPVGIAPKANLIIYFIVSTLLLFLWRIVMFPVLSISRKQRAILVGTGEDVVDLLEEVNSNDRYGLVFKEHVIPKGSVEEIVASIGTAVHDSDASVIVADLRDKSVESAMPFLYSLVFSGVKIIDAGKLYESIFDRIPISMVGERWLVENSGTSLGNRRVYDVLKRLIDIVVAFIGGVISLVFYPIVYFAIKMEDRGQTFITQERIGSNGKTIKIVKFRSMSGNDNGKYENGGTTKLFVTRVGKFLRTSRIDEVPQFWNVVRGDLSLVGPRPELPQLVTIYNKEIPYYNARHLVKPGLFGWAQIYHEAHPHHAVATEDTRDKLSYDLYYIKNRSLMLDVKIALRTIQILMKRVGR